The following proteins are encoded in a genomic region of Irregularibacter muris:
- a CDS encoding PTS sugar transporter subunit IIB, with protein sequence MAEIKLARVDFRLIHGQVIARWLKQIEANRIIIIDDLLSKDPFMSQVYVMAAPAGVNVEIISTDEAAAAWKSNELGNGNLLILFKRVKSAFEAQQKGFPIHTLQIGGLGADVGRKVVHNQITLDKADAEKLQKISENGTKVIFQTVPEEKFGSLDKILKKMKE encoded by the coding sequence ATGGCAGAGATTAAATTAGCAAGGGTTGATTTTCGTTTGATTCATGGTCAAGTCATTGCACGATGGTTAAAACAAATAGAGGCAAATCGAATTATTATTATTGACGATTTGCTTTCTAAAGATCCTTTTATGAGTCAAGTGTATGTAATGGCAGCACCTGCAGGAGTAAATGTTGAAATCATATCCACTGATGAAGCAGCAGCCGCTTGGAAGAGTAATGAATTGGGAAATGGAAATTTATTAATTTTATTTAAAAGGGTAAAATCAGCCTTTGAGGCTCAACAAAAAGGTTTTCCAATCCATACCTTGCAAATTGGAGGTTTAGGTGCAGATGTGGGAAGAAAAGTGGTTCATAATCAAATTACTTTAGATAAGGCTGATGCAGAAAAACTACAAAAGATTTCTGAGAATGGAACAAAGGTAATTTTCCAAACGGTTCCTGAAGAGAAATTTGGTAGTTTAGATAAAATACTCAAAAAGATGAAGGAGTAG
- a CDS encoding PTS mannose/fructose/sorbose/N-acetylgalactosamine transporter subunit IIC, whose translation MSIIQAILLGVIYWISQNKVWYGFSNMRMPICLAPIIGLIFGDMETALVTGATLQMIYIGSIASGGNHPADEGIAACIAIPMAIQAGISPEVAVSIAVPVGLLGTFIDNIRKTINTGFVHLADKYADEGNAKGVRRAAFLYPLLVSFPLRFLPVFFASIYGPAAVQTFMDAVPGWVTHGLTIAGGILPALGFALTMITIGKTKYIPFFIIGFFIVAYSGLSIIGVSIFGLCIAYLYMTSNKAANKSQAEGGNL comes from the coding sequence ATGAGTATTATTCAAGCAATATTATTAGGTGTTATCTATTGGATTTCACAGAATAAAGTATGGTATGGTTTCTCAAATATGAGAATGCCAATATGTTTAGCACCAATCATCGGATTAATTTTTGGTGATATGGAAACTGCTTTAGTAACTGGAGCAACTTTGCAGATGATCTATATTGGCTCCATTGCATCAGGTGGGAATCACCCAGCAGATGAAGGAATTGCTGCCTGCATAGCTATTCCAATGGCAATACAAGCAGGAATATCTCCGGAGGTTGCAGTATCTATCGCAGTACCTGTTGGACTATTAGGTACATTTATAGATAATATTAGAAAGACAATCAATACCGGTTTTGTTCATCTTGCAGATAAATATGCAGATGAAGGTAATGCAAAGGGAGTAAGAAGAGCAGCTTTTTTATATCCATTGCTCGTTTCATTCCCCTTAAGATTTTTACCAGTTTTCTTCGCAAGTATATACGGACCTGCAGCAGTGCAAACATTTATGGATGCTGTTCCAGGGTGGGTTACTCATGGATTAACAATAGCAGGTGGTATTTTACCAGCTCTAGGCTTTGCACTGACAATGATTACCATTGGAAAAACCAAATATATTCCATTTTTTATTATTGGATTTTTTATCGTAGCTTATTCAGGCTTAAGTATTATTGGCGTTTCCATATTTGGTCTATGTATTGCTTATCTTTATATGACATCTAATAAAGCAGCTAATAAAAGTCAAGCTGAAGGAGGGAACTTATAA
- a CDS encoding PTS system mannose/fructose/sorbose family transporter subunit IID, with protein MDQVTKNNQEKITKRDITISWIRWHAYAEVSANFERLQALAFCASMTGILEKLYKKKEDLSRALKKHLTMFNTQANWGSVINGITIALEEKASQETENKEESEELITGIKTGLMGPIAGIGDSLDFGTIRPILMGISIPFALKGSVFAAFVPLVGQILYMAIVGLFMIHKGYSTGKESITSLLSSGKIQQIISGAGVLGMFMMGALSATFISLSTPLVISTEGANPIEIQSMLDGIVPNLLPFAVVFAIYLYLKKTGANYLKVVGIVLAVSLLGAAIGLF; from the coding sequence ATGGACCAAGTAACTAAAAATAATCAAGAAAAGATTACAAAGAGAGATATAACTATCTCATGGATTCGATGGCATGCTTATGCAGAAGTATCGGCTAACTTTGAAAGATTACAAGCACTAGCATTTTGCGCATCCATGACAGGTATATTAGAGAAACTATATAAAAAGAAAGAGGATTTATCCCGAGCTTTAAAAAAACACTTAACAATGTTTAACACACAGGCTAACTGGGGATCCGTTATAAATGGAATTACCATTGCATTGGAAGAAAAGGCATCACAAGAAACTGAAAACAAAGAGGAAAGCGAGGAACTTATTACTGGAATTAAAACAGGCTTAATGGGACCAATTGCTGGGATTGGTGATTCGCTGGACTTTGGTACTATACGACCAATCCTAATGGGCATAAGTATTCCCTTTGCATTAAAGGGTTCTGTATTTGCTGCATTCGTACCCCTTGTGGGACAAATATTATATATGGCTATTGTAGGATTGTTTATGATTCATAAGGGTTATTCAACTGGGAAAGAATCTATTACTAGCCTTCTAAGCTCTGGTAAAATTCAACAAATCATTAGTGGTGCAGGGGTTTTGGGTATGTTTATGATGGGAGCTTTATCTGCAACATTTATATCTCTTAGCACACCTCTTGTAATCTCAACAGAAGGAGCAAATCCAATTGAGATTCAAAGCATGCTAGATGGTATCGTTCCAAACCTATTACCCTTTGCTGTTGTGTTTGCAATTTACCTATATCTTAAGAAGACGGGAGCTAATTATTTAAAAGTTGTAGGAATTGTTTTAGCTGTAAGTTTATTAGGAGCTGCTATTGGATTATTCTAG
- a CDS encoding phosphoglycerate dehydrogenase — MKKVLVTPRPFAKSGLNEIRRIERAGYKAIFNTTGRRFKRNELYELVTDVAGVIIGDDKFDEKLLRHAKNLKVVSRFGVGVDNIDLKVAKELDITVERAIGANSTSVAEMALTYFFALSKKLLAMSQEAKKGSSKRIVGSELFGKTVGIVGLGSIGREVCRMARGIGMDVLVYDPYFKDDPLKEKYDFSVLPLKEVLENSDFVSLHLPYTEETENLMNKETIGYMKKSAFLINTARAEIVNQEDLKEALRTNRIAGAAEDVNLDRRIGDIVNLPNYLLTAHIASVTQEAELNTMRISTANLLNKLKEMDNNNV, encoded by the coding sequence ATGAAAAAAGTACTTGTAACACCTAGACCCTTTGCCAAATCCGGATTAAATGAAATCAGAAGGATAGAAAGGGCAGGATATAAAGCAATATTTAATACCACAGGTAGACGTTTTAAAAGAAATGAACTTTATGAATTAGTGACCGATGTAGCGGGGGTTATTATTGGCGATGATAAATTTGATGAAAAGCTTTTACGACACGCTAAAAATTTAAAGGTGGTTTCAAGGTTTGGCGTTGGTGTGGATAATATTGATTTGAAAGTAGCAAAAGAATTAGATATTACTGTGGAAAGGGCCATAGGGGCAAATTCTACTTCTGTTGCTGAGATGGCTTTAACCTATTTCTTTGCTCTTTCAAAAAAACTTCTTGCCATGAGTCAAGAAGCAAAAAAAGGATCGAGCAAACGTATAGTTGGAAGCGAACTCTTTGGAAAAACGGTAGGCATTGTTGGATTGGGCTCAATAGGAAGGGAAGTTTGTCGTATGGCTAGGGGAATAGGTATGGATGTATTGGTATATGACCCCTATTTCAAGGACGATCCCTTAAAAGAAAAATACGATTTTTCTGTCCTCCCCTTAAAGGAAGTACTAGAAAATAGTGATTTTGTAAGCTTACACCTTCCATATACAGAAGAAACCGAAAACTTAATGAACAAAGAAACGATAGGCTATATGAAAAAATCAGCATTTTTAATAAATACAGCACGTGCTGAGATTGTTAATCAAGAGGATCTTAAAGAAGCTCTTCGCACAAATAGAATTGCAGGGGCAGCAGAGGATGTAAATTTGGATAGAAGAATAGGAGATATTGTTAATTTACCTAACTATCTATTAACTGCCCATATTGCTTCAGTAACTCAAGAAGCCGAATTAAATACAATGAGAATATCAACAGCTAATCTTTTAAACAAATTGAAGGAGATGGATAATAATAATGTTTGA
- the dapA gene encoding 4-hydroxy-tetrahydrodipicolinate synthase, whose translation MFELKGIITAMVTPMNDNQEIDEGATRKMVRMLIDRGVHGLFIIGTNGEFHLLNEEEKVQFAKIVIDEANHEIPIYVGTGGNSTGEVIKLTKRIKELGADAVSVITPYYLPPSQADLLEHYKAIAEAVDIPIILYNIPGNTGINIEPDSVRELAKIPNIIGVKDSSGNIDNIKAYLDVTKDSDFVVLSGSDSLILKSLKIGTVGAIAATSNVLPEIDVDIYNSFINGDIERAEKAQESINPLRMVLKKGVAPSIMKKMLNLVGYKAGQPRLPIREPNEEIIEEIKEIIEHYHIQYEA comes from the coding sequence ATGTTTGAATTAAAGGGAATTATTACAGCAATGGTAACGCCAATGAATGATAATCAGGAGATTGATGAAGGGGCCACAAGAAAAATGGTACGTATGCTAATTGATAGGGGGGTTCATGGGTTATTTATTATCGGAACCAATGGGGAATTTCATCTATTAAATGAAGAAGAGAAGGTACAATTTGCAAAGATTGTAATTGATGAAGCAAATCATGAAATCCCTATTTATGTAGGAACCGGAGGAAATAGCACTGGGGAAGTGATTAAACTTACGAAAAGAATAAAGGAATTAGGAGCAGATGCAGTATCTGTTATTACGCCATATTATTTACCCCCTTCCCAAGCAGATTTATTAGAACACTATAAGGCAATAGCAGAAGCTGTGGATATCCCAATCATACTATATAATATTCCTGGAAATACTGGAATTAATATTGAACCAGATTCTGTACGTGAACTTGCAAAGATTCCAAACATTATTGGTGTTAAGGATAGTAGTGGAAATATTGACAATATAAAGGCTTATTTGGATGTAACAAAAGATAGTGATTTTGTTGTTCTTTCTGGATCGGATTCACTTATTCTGAAATCCTTAAAGATAGGTACTGTTGGAGCAATCGCAGCTACTTCAAATGTATTACCTGAGATCGATGTAGATATCTATAATTCTTTTATAAATGGGGATATAGAAAGAGCTGAGAAGGCTCAAGAAAGTATCAATCCCTTAAGAATGGTTTTGAAAAAGGGTGTTGCCCCTTCAATCATGAAGAAAATGCTTAATTTAGTAGGCTATAAAGCAGGACAGCCAAGATTACCTATTAGAGAACCAAATGAAGAAATTATTGAAGAAATAAAAGAAATTATTGAACATTATCATATTCAATATGAAGCTTAA
- a CDS encoding sigma 54-interacting transcriptional regulator, with translation MEEKILEIIGQEDKRNPLTDEKISKLLSISREEVCSLRFKLGISDSRERRKNVLIKDIEAIRQKNPNISERKLTVKLNELGYQVSRYIVSSINKEIFIEDKRVKKQSKENADRKDHFSFDEIIGSYGSLKMQISQAKAAMLYPPHGLHTLIHGPSGVGKNQLVEAMYDYAISVGRLERDSPFIIFNCADYADNPQLLMSQLFGYKKGAFTGAYDDKEGIVEKANNGVLFLDEVHRLPSEGQEMLFYLIDKGSYRKLGETESSHEMNFMLIAATTEDLDSSLLITFRRRIPMVIDIPPLSQRPLSERLMIIQQFLKKEALRINRRIIVKKEALKYLLCYLCPGNIGQLRSDIQVACAHSFLKYIAEEKYELTIDVEDLPSYVKNIASNLNTKNMGISCYIENDLIISNIKTENKMDLELPLQDSNIYQVIENRYQELMESGYYKDEIYELIDGEMNKQLKHLFKKYEDKNVNQRNIDDIVGTQIIRTVRKSMILAKQSINNLSTSIYSPLCLHVSAAFERLKNNKLIFNPQLEKIKNNYPLEFKTAQKMALQYESDLNIKFPDEEIAFIAMYLKTFSQKKEESESRIVVIVLTHGDVGIAMAEVANKLLNVNMAIAIKVALDESPKDALIKTQHVIEQLDEGRGCLILTDMGSLVTFGDTISKNTGIDVRTISRVDTVMVIDAIRRAIISETTLDDLEEALNAERMINFHRNIQSESPLKPVIITTCMTGHGSALIIKGRIEEIVKEENAKVEVIPIGAMSEEGIEKNLGKIKWKNNVIAIVGNINVEHSGIPFFPLKDIIYGNDQDLRTILQEFSKEKLTKSRLKELLFDELIFCEEEKVFKNNIIDLQVQALIKQGFVEEQYLLDVYKREAMEGTVLGYFAIPHGFPEHVTKPAVSIVRLKEPILWEKDFETRIIFMPALKEDSSTYTRDLFKVCTDKNVYQQLLEATKVEEIKEIILNIKKPSI, from the coding sequence ATGGAAGAGAAAATACTTGAAATTATTGGTCAAGAAGATAAGAGAAATCCATTAACAGATGAGAAAATTTCCAAATTATTATCCATCAGCCGCGAAGAAGTATGTAGCTTAAGGTTTAAATTGGGAATTTCAGATTCAAGGGAACGACGAAAGAATGTATTAATCAAAGATATTGAGGCAATACGGCAAAAAAATCCTAATATATCAGAACGAAAGTTGACGGTTAAGCTAAATGAACTTGGATATCAAGTATCGAGGTATATAGTATCTTCGATTAATAAAGAAATATTTATTGAAGATAAAAGAGTGAAAAAACAAAGCAAAGAGAATGCAGATAGAAAAGATCATTTTAGTTTTGATGAGATTATTGGTAGTTATGGAAGTCTCAAAATGCAAATATCCCAAGCAAAAGCTGCTATGTTATATCCACCCCATGGTTTACACACTTTAATTCATGGACCTAGTGGTGTAGGGAAAAATCAGCTTGTTGAGGCTATGTATGATTATGCAATTTCAGTTGGTAGACTAGAGAGAGATAGTCCATTTATTATTTTTAACTGTGCAGATTATGCTGATAATCCCCAACTTCTAATGTCACAATTATTTGGTTACAAAAAAGGAGCATTTACTGGTGCTTACGATGACAAAGAGGGGATTGTAGAAAAAGCAAATAATGGAGTTTTATTTTTAGATGAAGTACATCGTTTGCCTAGCGAAGGGCAGGAAATGTTATTTTATTTGATTGATAAGGGATCTTATAGAAAATTAGGTGAAACAGAGAGTTCCCATGAAATGAATTTTATGCTTATTGCTGCAACAACTGAAGATTTAGATTCTTCACTACTTATAACTTTTCGAAGAAGAATTCCAATGGTTATTGATATTCCACCATTGTCACAGCGTCCCCTTTCAGAGCGACTTATGATTATACAACAATTTTTGAAGAAAGAAGCACTGCGTATTAATCGAAGAATTATTGTGAAAAAAGAAGCTTTAAAATATTTATTATGTTATCTTTGCCCGGGGAATATTGGACAGCTAAGAAGCGATATTCAAGTTGCTTGTGCTCATAGCTTTCTGAAATATATTGCTGAAGAAAAATATGAGTTAACCATTGATGTAGAGGATTTACCTAGCTATGTAAAAAATATAGCATCAAATTTAAATACCAAAAATATGGGAATATCTTGCTATATAGAAAATGATTTAATTATATCTAATATTAAAACTGAAAATAAGATGGATTTAGAGTTACCACTTCAAGATAGCAATATTTATCAAGTCATAGAAAATAGGTATCAAGAGCTAATGGAAAGTGGTTACTATAAAGATGAAATTTATGAACTTATTGATGGAGAAATGAATAAGCAACTTAAGCATTTATTTAAAAAATATGAGGACAAAAATGTAAATCAAAGAAATATTGATGACATTGTGGGAACTCAGATTATTCGAACCGTGCGTAAATCCATGATTCTTGCTAAGCAAAGCATTAATAATCTTAGTACAAGTATCTATTCTCCCTTATGCCTTCATGTTAGTGCAGCCTTCGAGAGGCTTAAGAATAATAAGTTAATATTCAATCCACAACTTGAAAAAATTAAAAATAATTATCCTTTAGAGTTCAAGACAGCCCAAAAAATGGCATTACAATATGAAAGTGACTTGAATATCAAATTTCCGGACGAGGAAATAGCATTTATTGCTATGTACTTAAAGACTTTTTCTCAAAAAAAGGAAGAATCAGAGTCAAGGATTGTTGTGATTGTTCTTACACATGGTGATGTTGGAATTGCTATGGCGGAGGTAGCCAATAAGTTATTAAATGTGAATATGGCGATAGCCATAAAAGTAGCATTAGATGAGTCACCAAAGGATGCATTGATAAAGACACAACATGTCATTGAGCAACTTGATGAGGGGCGGGGATGTCTTATTCTAACGGATATGGGTTCCCTAGTTACATTCGGAGATACGATTAGTAAGAATACTGGAATTGATGTTAGAACAATTTCCCGTGTTGATACAGTAATGGTTATTGATGCAATTCGAAGAGCTATTATTTCTGAAACGACTTTAGATGATCTTGAGGAAGCTCTTAATGCAGAAAGAATGATTAATTTCCATAGAAATATACAGAGTGAATCACCGTTAAAGCCTGTAATTATAACAACATGCATGACAGGACATGGAAGTGCACTAATTATAAAAGGTAGAATAGAAGAAATTGTTAAAGAAGAAAACGCTAAGGTAGAAGTCATACCAATTGGTGCTATGAGTGAGGAAGGAATAGAAAAAAACTTGGGAAAAATAAAGTGGAAAAACAATGTTATTGCTATTGTTGGAAACATCAATGTAGAGCATTCAGGTATACCTTTCTTTCCTTTAAAAGACATCATTTATGGAAATGATCAAGATCTTCGCACAATCTTACAAGAATTTTCAAAAGAAAAATTAACTAAGAGCAGATTAAAAGAATTACTCTTTGATGAACTTATTTTTTGTGAAGAAGAAAAAGTATTTAAAAATAATATAATTGATTTACAAGTTCAGGCCTTGATAAAACAAGGTTTTGTTGAGGAACAATATCTTTTAGATGTATATAAACGAGAAGCTATGGAGGGTACTGTGCTAGGGTATTTTGCTATTCCCCACGGGTTTCCAGAACATGTCACAAAACCTGCCGTTTCGATTGTGCGGTTGAAAGAGCCAATTCTTTGGGAAAAAGACTTTGAAACTCGTATTATTTTTATGCCTGCATTAAAAGAAGATTCAAGTACATATACGAGGGATTTATTTAAAGTATGTACAGATAAAAACGTATATCAGCAGCTTCTAGAAGCAACAAAAGTGGAAGAGATAAAAGAAATAATATTGAACATAAAAAAACCGTCCATTTAA
- a CDS encoding PTS sugar transporter subunit IIA: MNGNIEINENLILPHMDAKDSKQVLYELSKRMKKYGYVKDTFYEAVLKREEDFPTGLKCGQYNFAIPHTESIHVNRSCIGIATLQQGVDFRRMDEPEDSVNVFLVVLLASAGGHEHIEILRHVIKIFQNEASIQQLVHTENKHEIVQVLQQCLVGGSDDE; the protein is encoded by the coding sequence TTGAATGGCAATATTGAGATAAATGAAAATCTGATTCTACCGCACATGGATGCAAAAGATAGTAAACAGGTATTGTATGAATTAAGTAAAAGGATGAAGAAATATGGCTATGTTAAAGATACTTTTTATGAAGCAGTATTAAAGCGCGAAGAAGATTTTCCTACAGGATTAAAATGTGGTCAATATAATTTTGCCATTCCTCACACAGAATCTATTCATGTTAATAGATCATGTATTGGAATAGCAACGCTTCAGCAAGGGGTAGATTTTCGTAGAATGGATGAACCTGAAGATTCTGTAAATGTATTTTTGGTTGTATTATTAGCTTCAGCTGGTGGACACGAACATATTGAAATTTTAAGACATGTAATCAAAATTTTCCAAAATGAAGCAAGTATACAACAGTTGGTCCATACAGAAAACAAGCATGAAATTGTGCAAGTTTTACAACAATGTTTGGTAGGAGGTAGTGATGATGAGTAA
- a CDS encoding PTS transporter subunit IIC — translation MDAIKAGFDWFFGLGGTVFVPVIMFTLCMIFKGGLSRSIRSAIFFGIGLTGLNLIIDLSINAMTPVTLALSDRLGVNYNVIDIGYGNVSIAWTWPGVIWVILGIIALNLVCVLLKLTKTLWVDMWNIWHGEFIAALMWALTGSITIGVGSGLLLLLINMFLADYHAERIQEFNGLEGISVVATSGTFTASFAQIVMKGIERIPGLRNIKASPEEIKNKFGILGEMAVVGALMGIVMGIVGGFNVTETLQLSIKLAAVLVILPRMLSLIAEGIIPISNALSKFMRQKFPDRELMIAVDPAILLGDPSVMSTVIIMFPISVLVTAILPGSNFLAVASLAAMPYWVGGMVPYTKGNVVHTVIVATLWIIPTTLIASSMAGIITEASQLTGLFTDQIADGALFTNWEEGGNFLLWLLVKIAHLFGY, via the coding sequence ATGGATGCAATAAAAGCGGGTTTTGATTGGTTTTTTGGTTTGGGTGGAACTGTATTTGTTCCTGTTATTATGTTTACGCTTTGTATGATCTTTAAAGGCGGTTTATCTAGGAGTATACGTAGCGCCATATTCTTTGGTATTGGACTTACAGGATTAAATCTGATAATTGATTTATCTATTAACGCTATGACACCTGTAACGCTTGCATTATCCGATAGATTAGGAGTGAACTACAATGTAATCGATATTGGTTATGGAAATGTATCTATTGCCTGGACTTGGCCTGGAGTTATTTGGGTAATATTAGGGATCATTGCACTTAATTTAGTATGTGTACTGTTAAAGCTCACAAAAACATTGTGGGTTGACATGTGGAATATTTGGCATGGTGAGTTTATTGCTGCTTTAATGTGGGCACTTACAGGTAGCATAACTATAGGTGTTGGATCCGGTCTACTTCTTCTACTTATTAACATGTTTTTAGCTGATTATCATGCAGAAAGAATTCAAGAGTTTAATGGTCTTGAGGGGATCTCTGTTGTAGCAACATCTGGAACCTTCACTGCATCTTTTGCACAAATAGTGATGAAAGGAATTGAACGCATCCCAGGTTTAAGGAATATTAAAGCATCTCCAGAAGAAATCAAAAACAAATTTGGTATCCTTGGTGAGATGGCCGTTGTTGGAGCTCTTATGGGTATCGTAATGGGTATTGTAGGTGGATTTAATGTGACTGAGACCCTGCAGTTATCTATAAAGTTAGCCGCAGTATTAGTCATTTTACCTAGAATGTTGTCTCTAATTGCAGAAGGTATTATTCCTATTTCTAATGCATTATCAAAATTCATGAGACAAAAATTTCCAGATCGTGAATTAATGATTGCTGTTGATCCCGCTATTCTGTTAGGTGATCCATCGGTTATGTCTACTGTAATTATTATGTTTCCTATTTCTGTTTTAGTTACAGCAATTCTTCCTGGGAGTAATTTTCTTGCAGTTGCATCTTTAGCGGCTATGCCTTACTGGGTTGGTGGAATGGTTCCTTATACTAAAGGAAATGTTGTGCACACTGTTATTGTTGCCACCCTATGGATTATACCTACTACATTAATTGCTTCTAGTATGGCAGGTATTATCACTGAAGCAAGTCAATTAACTGGACTGTTTACTGATCAAATTGCAGATGGAGCATTATTTACTAATTGGGAAGAAGGAGGAAACTTTTTACTGTGGCTTTTAGTAAAAATAGCACATTTATTCGGATATTAA
- a CDS encoding zinc-dependent alcohol dehydrogenase, with protein sequence MKVARLKDIERIAVEEANKATLESEDHVLIQIKVVTICGSDVHYFKSQHLPHHLAYPLVLGHEAAGVVRQVGRKVTHLKVGDRVAIEPSNWCGKCYYCRTGRYNFCEKLTFMASKGITGALREYVSWPAKVVFKLPDNLSFKMGALLEPLSVAYSAMEKLPLENCSNIAIIGAGSIGMLVGKLISIMYPQKKVCLIDLHNDKKRLGERLGLKKEQFLIQGEYKNSDILDLDALIDTTGNTKVVNTFMNYLRYGGTLVQVGVTDQRLQQTFKQIVYKGLCIIGSYRYANTYPKLISLLKNDDYNIAKIITHNFHLSDVQKAFEIAQSPRCMKVSIIMDK encoded by the coding sequence ATGAAAGTAGCTCGATTGAAAGACATTGAAAGAATAGCAGTAGAAGAGGCTAATAAAGCAACACTAGAAAGCGAAGATCATGTTCTAATTCAAATTAAAGTAGTCACAATTTGTGGTTCGGATGTTCATTACTTTAAGTCACAACACCTACCCCATCATTTAGCCTATCCCTTAGTATTAGGACATGAGGCAGCGGGGGTGGTGAGGCAGGTAGGTAGAAAGGTTACACATTTAAAGGTGGGAGATCGTGTTGCAATAGAACCATCAAACTGGTGTGGTAAATGCTATTATTGTCGGACTGGACGCTATAATTTTTGTGAAAAGTTGACGTTCATGGCCAGTAAAGGAATAACAGGAGCATTAAGAGAATATGTTTCATGGCCAGCAAAAGTTGTGTTTAAATTGCCAGATAATTTAAGCTTTAAGATGGGAGCTCTTTTAGAACCTTTATCTGTGGCTTATTCAGCCATGGAGAAGCTCCCATTAGAAAACTGTTCAAACATTGCCATAATAGGCGCAGGTTCTATTGGAATGCTTGTTGGGAAACTAATATCTATTATGTATCCTCAAAAAAAGGTTTGCTTAATAGATCTTCATAATGATAAGAAAAGACTTGGAGAGAGACTCGGATTAAAAAAGGAGCAATTTCTTATTCAAGGAGAATACAAAAATTCAGATATTCTGGATTTGGATGCGCTAATTGATACAACAGGCAATACAAAGGTTGTTAACACCTTTATGAATTACTTGCGTTATGGAGGTACTTTGGTACAGGTGGGGGTAACAGATCAACGATTACAGCAGACTTTTAAACAAATCGTATATAAGGGGCTATGTATAATTGGGAGCTATCGCTATGCAAACACATATCCAAAATTAATTTCACTATTAAAAAATGATGACTACAATATTGCTAAAATTATTACGCATAATTTTCATCTGAGTGATGTACAAAAAGCCTTTGAGATAGCTCAGAGTCCAAGATGCATGAAAGTTTCAATTATAATGGATAAATAA